The Nitrospira sp. CR1.1 sequence GAATTTTTTCTTTGCGGAGGCGGGTGAGCACTTCCATGCCGGGTAAACCCGGCAGCATCAGGTCGATCATGATGAGGTCGTAGCTGCCGGTCAGGGCCTGGTCGAGACCCTGCGCGCCGTCCTCGCACAGGTCGACCGCGTAACTTTCTTCTTCCAGGGCTCGCTTAATGAAGGAGCCCACCTTGGTTTCATCTTCAACGACAAGAACGCGCATACGGCATGCCTATAGGTGAGGGGATTATAACAGAGGCAGCCGGTCTGTGATGCGGTGAAACGTCTGTGTCAGGGGGGAGCGGCGAAATCCGGATTGGAACGCGTGCCGGCCTGTACGCGACAGAGCGTGCGGATGTCCTTCCAGTCTTCTCCGGGAAGCAGCCGGCGCGCGTCGGTCGGCGGTGGGCCGGCACGCGCGATGAGGGTGGCGATCCGCTGGCCCATGTCCGGATGGGTCGAAAGGAAATCAGGCGGTCCGGCATGATCCTGCTCAGCCTTCTGCAGAGTTTCGTAAAAGGCAATCATCGGGGCGGGATCGAGATGGGCGGCCTGCATCATGCGCAGGCCTTCGGTGTCCGCCTCTTGTTCGTGGGTGCGGCTGTAGTGCAATGATCCCATCGTCCGGGCACCCTCCAGTCCCCAGGCCAGTCCTCCAGACAGGTCTCCCGACACCGCGGTTAGCAGCAGTGTGCCGGCCGTCTGTTCAAGAATGGCTCTCGTACTGTGGCGTTGATAGACGTGTTGGAGTTCGTGCGCCAGAACTCCGGCAAGTTGTTCAGGGCTGGTTGTCCGTTCCAACAGGCCGCGCAGAATCACCACCTGGCCGCCGGGGGCGGCAAATGCATTCACGGCGGGGTTGTCGACCACGGAGAGCGACACCCGGTAAGGAGAGTCAGGACGGGTGGCCGCCAGCGTTTGCACCACGTAGTCGATCTTCCGAAGCCGCTCCGGATCCCGGCATTGCTGCGTCTCCGACGCCAGATGTTCAACGATCCGTCGGCCAAGTGATTCTTCCCAGGTTGTCGGCACGTACGGCGTGGCCGCGGAGGCGATACCCGGGATTCCCCACCGGTACAGGCTGATCAGAAGGAACACCACTCCCAGTCCCGCAGCCAGCGTCCAAGCGAGACGCCTTTTGCGCCAGGAGGGATTGTGGAAATGTTCCGCGAGTGTGGGTGCCGCCGTATGGATTTCGGTCAACAGTGCGCGGCTGGCGATCACCACGGCCTCTGCCGGTTCAGGTCCGAACTCCAACCGGACCGGCTCGCCGCGGTAGGTTCCTTGTGTTTGGCGAATCTGGTCATACGGCCATTGCTTCATGCTGCCGTCGGACATGGCGATCTGGAGCGCGGCCGGGCTGATGGTGAGGGTGACGCGGTGTCGCGTGGCCGTGCGGCCGTCGAGGTAGTGAGCGGTTCGGCCGGTCGGCATGATCAGGCATCCATGTCGAAGCCGGTGTCGAGGAGGTTCGACAGGCCTTCGCCGGTGACGGAGACTTCGGTGGTATCTTGCAGGACGCGATCGAGATCGGCTGGTCCTTGCAGCGAGAGCGTGCCGATAAAAAATCGGGCATTGCGAACCGTGACCCAGGGCCAGGCCCACCCCAAGGTTGCCAGGAGGAGTCCGAGGTTGCCCAGGTACAGCGTGAACAGCCGTTGCCACGTGATATCGGAGGTGAAGCGGGCTTCCCCGAACGAGGTGTGATTCCAGAAGTATCGCTGCTTTTGTCCCAGGAGCCAGATCCACAGCGGTCCCAGCACAATAGGAATCAACAGCAAGGTCAGTCCCGCGTTCGTCAACTGCATGGTGAGGGCGAACCCACATAGGGCCAGGACTGCATAGGTGGTAAACAGGGTGACGGCGAAGGGGACCATCACCCCGGAGCCGTGGCCGGTGAACCGGAAACGCTGGTTGCCGAAATAGGTGTGGGAGTGCAGAAACGCCTGACGCTGAGTTTGGAAATAGGGATAGTAGGTGCCCAGGGTGAGGATTGTGAGGAGCCACCCCCGAAAATACAATTTCAAGAAATCTGCGGTCCGTCCTCGAAACGAGAACCGGATGCCGCGCCATGAGGTGCGGGTGCACCGATAGCGGCGCGCATTCACGATGGCCACGGGGACATAGAAGAAGAACACCAGGCCGGCCAAGGCTTGCGACAACCTATCGATCGATTGCGGAAGGTCCAGAAACGTATGCGCGGCGCTCAGGGAAAAATAAGGAAGGCCGAAGACCAGCATGGCTTTGAGAAACCCCTGATAGAGTTCCTTGCCGGTCCCGTGATACGCGAATCGGTCGCCTGCAAAGGATGTGTGACTGAAGAGATACCGACGGATCTTCGCCTTGGCCCAGAAGTGATATCCGCCCAGCGTGACCAATGTGAGGCAGACGTTCACGACATGCATGCCGAGCAGAGTCCCGCCCATTCCATGAAACGCCGCGCGTATGGGGGAGATCATGGACGCGGTCGTGCCGGATGCGGGCGCGGGATCGGGAACTGCGGACAGAAACTGTTGCCGATGCGGCCGGTCTTCCTCAGAAGCTGCGGGCGTCGGCGTGACCACGGCGAACCGGGTGCCGCATGACGGGCAGGTGCTGCGAGACGCCCGCGTCAAGTGTTCCAGGGCGCGAACCCGGTAAGGGCTGAGACAATGGTGACAGGTGACGCGTGCGGCGCTCGTGTCCTCATGCAGTGCCGCGTTGGTCATGATTCAGCAGGCGGCCTGATGGCCCATCGCGCAGGCTTGTTGCAATCCCTGCAGGAACCCCGCGCTATCCCCTTTTCCCCGCTTTACGATGGACCGTTCGAAATGGGCGCGACCGTTTTGTGGTTGGTAGGCGAGGAACTGATCCCAGAGGATGAGGGCCTGATCCCATTGTCTGCGCACGGTGTATACGGACGCCGCTGCGCTGTAGGCATTCATGTAGGTCGGATTGAGACGAATGGCGGCCTGGAAGGCGATGAGGGCTTCGTCGGGAGCGTCCTTTTGGAGCAGGGCGGTTCCGCGCCCGTAATAGGCTTCATAGTCTTCAGGGTCTAGGTTCAGCGCTTCGGCATAGGCGAAGAGCGCATTGTCGATC is a genomic window containing:
- a CDS encoding DUF898 family protein, with amino-acid sequence MTNAALHEDTSAARVTCHHCLSPYRVRALEHLTRASRSTCPSCGTRFAVVTPTPAASEEDRPHRQQFLSAVPDPAPASGTTASMISPIRAAFHGMGGTLLGMHVVNVCLTLVTLGGYHFWAKAKIRRYLFSHTSFAGDRFAYHGTGKELYQGFLKAMLVFGLPYFSLSAAHTFLDLPQSIDRLSQALAGLVFFFYVPVAIVNARRYRCTRTSWRGIRFSFRGRTADFLKLYFRGWLLTILTLGTYYPYFQTQRQAFLHSHTYFGNQRFRFTGHGSGVMVPFAVTLFTTYAVLALCGFALTMQLTNAGLTLLLIPIVLGPLWIWLLGQKQRYFWNHTSFGEARFTSDITWQRLFTLYLGNLGLLLATLGWAWPWVTVRNARFFIGTLSLQGPADLDRVLQDTTEVSVTGEGLSNLLDTGFDMDA
- a CDS encoding M48 family metalloprotease; amino-acid sequence: MPTGRTAHYLDGRTATRHRVTLTISPAALQIAMSDGSMKQWPYDQIRQTQGTYRGEPVRLEFGPEPAEAVVIASRALLTEIHTAAPTLAEHFHNPSWRKRRLAWTLAAGLGVVFLLISLYRWGIPGIASAATPYVPTTWEESLGRRIVEHLASETQQCRDPERLRKIDYVVQTLAATRPDSPYRVSLSVVDNPAVNAFAAPGGQVVILRGLLERTTSPEQLAGVLAHELQHVYQRHSTRAILEQTAGTLLLTAVSGDLSGGLAWGLEGARTMGSLHYSRTHEQEADTEGLRMMQAAHLDPAPMIAFYETLQKAEQDHAGPPDFLSTHPDMGQRIATLIARAGPPPTDARRLLPGEDWKDIRTLCRVQAGTRSNPDFAAPP